The following proteins are encoded in a genomic region of Catellatospora sp. TT07R-123:
- a CDS encoding carbohydrate ABC transporter permease: MTRLRALSRVVMLVLVLAVVLYPLVWVLGSALKSPTEITSNQSVWPEEVTWSNFTVGWGYIPGVSFGRFFWNSFLIAGASVLANCVSCLLTAYAFARLKFFGRRGWFALMIVTLLLPGHVLIIPQYVMFHEFGWVDTPLPLIVPKLLATEAFFVFLMVQFMRGIPRELDDAAKIDGSGPYRIFWHVIAPLARPALITTAIFSFIWTWNDFFAQLVYLPSVRSYTVPIALRLFVDSSGQTSLGPMLAMSVLSLLPVFLFFLAFQRFLVQGISTSGLKG; encoded by the coding sequence ATGACCCGCCTGCGCGCCCTGTCCCGCGTGGTGATGCTGGTGCTCGTGCTGGCAGTGGTGCTGTACCCGCTGGTCTGGGTGCTCGGCTCGGCGCTGAAGTCGCCCACCGAGATCACCAGCAACCAGTCGGTCTGGCCGGAGGAGGTGACCTGGTCCAACTTCACCGTCGGCTGGGGCTACATCCCCGGCGTCAGCTTCGGCCGGTTCTTCTGGAACAGCTTCCTCATCGCCGGGGCGTCGGTGCTGGCCAACTGCGTGTCGTGCCTGCTCACCGCGTACGCCTTCGCGCGGCTGAAGTTCTTCGGGCGGCGCGGCTGGTTCGCCCTGATGATCGTGACCCTGCTGCTGCCGGGCCACGTCCTGATCATCCCGCAGTACGTGATGTTCCACGAGTTCGGCTGGGTCGACACCCCGCTGCCGCTGATCGTGCCCAAACTGCTGGCCACCGAGGCGTTCTTCGTGTTCCTCATGGTCCAGTTCATGCGGGGCATCCCGCGCGAGCTCGACGACGCGGCGAAGATCGACGGCAGCGGCCCGTACCGCATCTTCTGGCACGTCATCGCGCCGCTGGCGCGACCGGCCCTGATCACGACGGCGATCTTCTCGTTCATCTGGACCTGGAACGACTTCTTCGCCCAACTGGTCTACCTGCCCAGCGTGCGCAGCTACACCGTGCCGATCGCGCTGCGGCTGTTCGTCGACTCCAGCGGCCAGACCTCGCTCGGGCCGATGCTGGCCATGTCGGTGCTGTCGCTGCTGCCGGTGTTCCTGTTCTTCCTGGCCTTCCAACGGTTCCTGGTCCAGGGCATCAGCACCAGCGGGCTCAAGGGCTGA